One Lentibacillus cibarius DNA window includes the following coding sequences:
- a CDS encoding ParM/StbA family protein — protein MEHVAVDLGYGYVKAMSSSGKQIVFPSLVGKGYHRNLTSVMGEEPNNLKNIHVHFKGEDYFVGDLAKESRSVSRIFDQERFTHVYTQVLLNVAVQLVTDDEHVQVSTGLPLDFYQSQAKEFRQAILGMQPIMQWDTGPFKGQEKRLNIDLAMVFPQGASAIFSALLNHEGKYTYPHLMEQGNFLALMDIGFRTTDFVVVEMQKNGSFVPHAKLSGTVDEGVINLHRDIRQVFKAQSGGADLNEFHISRILKNEFLTYKRKRIDFAEAIYKSKESIATNIADRLKSVWAEESDLFDAIFLAGGGGNLFESFVQPHFDHRLKRITESQFANTIGYLRLGRSITNQKRDKKMG, from the coding sequence ATGGAGCATGTCGCAGTTGATTTGGGTTATGGATATGTAAAGGCTATGTCATCTTCCGGAAAACAAATTGTGTTTCCATCATTAGTAGGGAAAGGATATCATCGAAACCTTACCAGTGTTATGGGGGAGGAACCGAATAATTTAAAAAATATACATGTTCATTTCAAAGGAGAAGATTACTTTGTCGGTGATTTGGCCAAGGAATCACGTTCCGTTTCCCGTATATTTGATCAGGAAAGATTTACTCATGTATATACGCAGGTATTATTAAATGTAGCTGTTCAGTTGGTTACAGATGATGAACATGTACAGGTTTCCACAGGGTTGCCATTGGACTTTTATCAGTCACAGGCAAAGGAATTTAGGCAGGCAATACTGGGAATGCAGCCAATTATGCAATGGGATACTGGTCCATTTAAAGGCCAGGAAAAACGTCTGAATATTGATCTGGCGATGGTGTTTCCACAGGGCGCATCAGCAATTTTTTCAGCTCTCCTAAATCATGAAGGGAAATATACGTATCCGCATTTAATGGAGCAGGGAAATTTTCTTGCGTTAATGGATATTGGTTTTCGAACAACCGATTTTGTTGTAGTCGAAATGCAAAAAAACGGTTCTTTCGTACCGCATGCTAAATTATCGGGAACGGTGGATGAAGGCGTTATTAATTTGCATCGCGACATTAGGCAAGTGTTTAAAGCTCAATCAGGAGGTGCCGATCTGAATGAGTTCCATATCAGTCGAATCTTAAAGAATGAGTTTTTAACCTACAAGAGAAAACGTATTGATTTTGCAGAAGCCATCTATAAAAGTAAGGAATCAATAGCAACGAATATTGCCGATCGGCTAAAAAGTGTCTGGGCAGAAGAAAGCGATCTGTTCGACGCTATTTTTCTGGCAGGTGGCGGTGGTAATTTGTTCGAGTCATTTGTCCAGCCCCACTTTGATCATCGTTTAAAACGTATAACGGAAAGTCAGTTTGCCAATACCATCGGTTACCTTCGGCTTGGACGGTCCATCACCAATCAGAAGCGAGACAAAAAGATGGGTTAG
- a CDS encoding metal-dependent hydrolase: MEWRTHLLSGIAAGYVVTGGDWRAAVVGGIAGIIPDLDEHKSKFGKIVFPLSFLINKMFGHRTITHSLLFSVLIVLVLYPLTSEWVWLSAGVGLLAHIAGDMLTGQVQFFYPVPKAIGFNVRQKTFHLLDRCTALLLLVYLGREMITNI; encoded by the coding sequence ATGGAGTGGAGGACGCATCTATTATCTGGAATAGCTGCAGGTTATGTTGTTACAGGTGGGGACTGGCGGGCAGCAGTGGTAGGCGGCATAGCAGGTATTATTCCAGATCTGGATGAGCATAAATCAAAGTTTGGAAAAATCGTGTTCCCGTTATCGTTTTTGATCAATAAAATGTTTGGTCATCGGACGATAACACATTCGCTATTATTTTCTGTATTAATCGTTTTAGTATTGTACCCTCTTACAAGTGAGTGGGTATGGTTATCAGCAGGTGTTGGTTTGTTGGCCCATATTGCAGGGGACATGCTTACCGGGCAAGTGCAGTTTTTCTATCCAGTCCCAAAAGCAATCGGGTTCAACGTTAGACAAAAGACGTTCCACCTGTTAGATCGCTGCACGGCACTGTTGTTACTGGTTTATTTAGGGAGAGAAATGATCACGAACATATAA
- a CDS encoding ATP-dependent RecD-like DNA helicase, translated as MILIKGTITEVLYRNDDFLIAMMQSNEQRMKIKGNIYGVEKGETVEVWGVWETHSTYGRQFDVESWQRPIPQTEEQILAFLSSPIIKGCGKKQAGEIVQTFGKQTLDVIAKEREFCLLKIKGIGKKRAKKIVDSVMDTFGVQKVVSELLTYGITANMALRAYKEYGSNTIETIKRNPYKLIELNLVGFLKADEIAKRMGIMPISSYRIEACLQYVLQKQCFESGHTYISQQELLEETKKALNHNVTSSEMVTMNELEDSLMCTEEKMIVNEGGCIFPKFLHNHEQQLGRKLSKMRRFRNGQGMPTVKKCIDWYQRRKKMILGEKQREAIQQLFDEQLLILTGGPGTGKTTVVRAMIDIYKEMYPKHIIRLAAPTSRASRKLSQVAGQDASTIHRLIGYRQGEWPEYHPDNPLPCNLLIVDEMSMVDVKVASHLIQALNDQTKVLFVGDIDQLPSVSPGNVLRDMIQAGLPTIELTEVFRQAQESQIIKNAHRVNQGKSIVFDKEKDDFYFLVQQYPKKIAALLVRSASRFQELGYDLSDILVLSPMKKGPVGTEILNEMLREKLNPSDVMKQEWKIGKSLFRLGDKVIQVKNNYEKQIFNGDTGVITGFRQKTDDDGNVIDIMEIDYFGKEITYTKTETKELNLGYAITIHKAQGGEAPIVLIPATISHYMMLERNLLYTAMTRATEKLVFIGTKKALNTAIANNQIIKRNSKLAERINKYTNSYKPSQREADIRECGNV; from the coding sequence ATGATTCTAATAAAAGGCACCATTACCGAAGTGCTATATAGAAATGACGATTTTCTGATTGCCATGATGCAATCCAATGAACAACGAATGAAAATAAAGGGCAATATATATGGAGTAGAAAAAGGAGAGACAGTGGAAGTCTGGGGTGTTTGGGAAACACACTCAACGTACGGAAGGCAGTTTGATGTGGAGAGTTGGCAACGTCCGATTCCACAGACCGAAGAACAGATTCTTGCGTTTCTTTCATCACCGATTATAAAGGGATGTGGAAAAAAGCAGGCTGGGGAGATTGTTCAGACGTTTGGTAAGCAGACGTTGGACGTTATAGCAAAAGAACGTGAATTCTGTCTCTTAAAAATAAAAGGCATAGGGAAGAAGCGGGCCAAAAAGATTGTGGATAGTGTGATGGATACTTTCGGGGTACAGAAGGTTGTATCCGAATTGCTCACCTATGGTATAACCGCCAATATGGCTTTACGGGCCTATAAGGAATATGGTTCGAATACCATCGAAACCATTAAACGAAACCCGTATAAATTGATTGAGCTGAATTTGGTTGGCTTTTTGAAAGCAGATGAGATCGCCAAACGCATGGGAATTATGCCGATATCAAGTTATCGTATTGAAGCATGTCTGCAGTATGTACTGCAAAAACAATGCTTTGAATCTGGACATACGTATATATCTCAACAGGAATTGCTGGAAGAAACGAAAAAGGCATTGAACCATAATGTCACGTCATCTGAGATGGTCACCATGAATGAGCTGGAAGATAGCTTAATGTGTACAGAAGAAAAAATGATTGTCAACGAGGGCGGTTGTATATTCCCAAAGTTCCTGCATAACCATGAGCAACAATTAGGCCGAAAACTCTCCAAAATGAGACGTTTTCGAAATGGGCAAGGCATGCCTACTGTGAAAAAATGTATCGATTGGTATCAAAGAAGAAAGAAAATGATTCTCGGCGAAAAACAGCGGGAAGCTATTCAACAATTATTTGATGAACAGCTCCTTATACTGACAGGTGGGCCCGGTACTGGGAAAACAACCGTAGTACGGGCCATGATAGATATTTATAAGGAAATGTATCCCAAGCATATCATACGCCTTGCAGCACCTACAAGTAGAGCAAGCAGAAAGTTATCACAAGTGGCTGGACAGGATGCGTCAACAATTCATAGGCTGATCGGTTATCGGCAGGGTGAATGGCCGGAGTATCATCCGGATAACCCATTGCCATGCAACCTATTAATCGTGGATGAGATGTCTATGGTGGATGTTAAAGTAGCCAGTCATCTGATACAGGCTCTTAATGACCAAACAAAAGTGTTATTTGTGGGAGACATTGACCAATTACCATCCGTCAGTCCGGGGAATGTTTTGCGTGATATGATTCAAGCCGGACTGCCAACAATAGAGCTGACTGAGGTATTTCGACAAGCACAAGAAAGTCAAATTATCAAAAATGCTCACCGCGTTAATCAGGGCAAGTCAATTGTCTTTGATAAAGAAAAAGACGATTTCTATTTTCTGGTTCAGCAATATCCAAAGAAAATTGCTGCGTTACTTGTACGAAGTGCGAGTCGTTTTCAAGAATTAGGTTATGATCTATCAGATATTCTAGTTCTCAGTCCGATGAAAAAAGGTCCGGTTGGCACAGAAATTTTAAATGAAATGCTTCGAGAAAAGCTTAATCCATCTGACGTAATGAAACAAGAATGGAAAATAGGTAAGAGCCTTTTCCGTCTTGGGGATAAAGTTATTCAGGTGAAAAATAATTATGAGAAGCAAATTTTTAATGGCGATACGGGTGTTATTACCGGATTTAGGCAAAAAACAGATGATGATGGAAACGTTATTGACATTATGGAAATTGACTACTTTGGTAAAGAAATCACATATACCAAAACAGAGACAAAAGAATTGAATCTGGGCTATGCTATTACGATCCATAAAGCACAGGGCGGTGAGGCACCGATTGTGCTTATTCCTGCTACGATAAGTCATTATATGATGTTGGAAAGAAACTTATTATATACTGCTATGACACGTGCAACAGAAAAATTGGTGTTTATTGGAACAAAAAAAGCCTTAAATACAGCTATTGCAAATAACCAAATTATTAAACGCAACAGCAAACTCGCTGAACGAATAAACAAATACACGAATTCATATAAGCCGAGTCAACGGGAAGCTGACATACGGGAATGTGGCAACGTTTGA
- a CDS encoding transcription termination/antitermination NusG family protein has translation MSYFAIQVRTGSEIEVKEMMTELLSRTGYQGVQSIYAMETYTEIVSAKTDQLHPHELTSSDISDHLYSQRLQVSLSNLRVAYEHIQDHHDSKSINIKEEYREQIKAITSKLKNIRNDSKKISSVLPGYILLELDNNFHYLPSHLYHMMVSIPKVSGIPSRMNIPEQEVSAFLKEVAMSAEVELQFDEILSYQESKKKEENLLHEANECVGTEREKELLRTMDDMDTDLEQEINDLKPSSYPIIERIKAWVKNKRKTVTMPVSLFYAIYQEAKGAVPAKYSSSDFIHRLRRWIQKHEVVLE, from the coding sequence ATGTCTTATTTTGCAATTCAGGTACGTACTGGTTCCGAAATAGAAGTAAAGGAAATGATGACGGAATTATTATCCCGAACTGGATATCAAGGTGTTCAATCAATTTATGCAATGGAAACTTATACTGAGATAGTGAGTGCAAAAACTGATCAACTACATCCCCATGAATTAACATCCTCAGACATATCGGATCATCTATACTCTCAACGACTGCAAGTCAGCTTAAGTAATTTGCGTGTAGCATATGAACACATACAAGACCATCATGATTCCAAATCCATAAATATAAAAGAAGAGTACCGGGAGCAAATTAAAGCAATAACATCGAAATTAAAAAATATCCGAAATGACTCCAAGAAAATTAGCAGTGTACTCCCAGGGTATATCTTATTAGAACTGGATAATAATTTTCATTATTTGCCGAGCCATTTATATCATATGATGGTCTCGATTCCGAAAGTATCAGGGATTCCAAGTCGTATGAATATTCCTGAGCAGGAAGTCAGTGCCTTTTTAAAAGAGGTAGCTATGTCAGCTGAAGTAGAATTACAGTTTGATGAAATCCTAAGTTATCAGGAGTCCAAAAAGAAAGAAGAGAATCTTCTTCATGAAGCAAATGAATGTGTAGGTACGGAAAGAGAAAAAGAACTGTTACGTACAATGGATGACATGGATACAGATTTGGAACAAGAAATAAACGACTTGAAACCATCGTCTTATCCAATAATTGAACGGATTAAGGCATGGGTTAAAAATAAAAGAAAAACTGTTACGATGCCTGTTTCACTTTTCTATGCCATATATCAAGAAGCCAAAGGTGCCGTCCCAGCCAAATATTCTTCTTCTGATTTTATTCATCGTTTACGACGATGGATTCAGAAGCATGAAGTGGTTTTGGAATGA
- a CDS encoding helix-turn-helix transcriptional regulator, with translation MQQMPQITLKAARVNAGLTIEQACKKLGISHSTLVKWEKYPGDLTANQQRKIQEVYKFPIDYIFFGTLVELKSS, from the coding sequence ATGCAGCAGATGCCACAGATCACATTAAAAGCAGCTAGGGTTAATGCTGGATTGACTATTGAACAGGCGTGCAAAAAGCTTGGGATTTCCCACAGTACATTGGTTAAGTGGGAAAAATATCCTGGTGATCTTACGGCGAATCAGCAAAGAAAAATCCAAGAAGTTTATAAATTTCCGATTGATTATATTTTTTTTGGAACACTAGTAGAATTAAAATCTAGTTAA
- a CDS encoding LexA family protein, with the protein MSEMERIISENIKTLLRKYNVTQSDLSKIAGVSESTVGKWILQKSTPRMGAVQKIADHFKLPKSYILNEKQPENLYEINKEFSYVPVLGTIACGDPIYVEENFEEYRTEPKQNLPIGNLYYLRAKGDSMEPTIPSGSIVLIREQNDVELNEIAAVLVNGDTEATLKRISKQNGTVFLMPDNPKHHPIIVDESNPAKIIGKAIRYTQDL; encoded by the coding sequence ATGAGTGAAATGGAGCGAATAATATCTGAAAACATTAAAACATTATTGAGGAAATACAATGTAACCCAAAGTGATCTTAGCAAAATTGCAGGTGTATCAGAATCGACGGTTGGTAAATGGATACTACAAAAGTCAACACCACGAATGGGTGCCGTACAAAAGATAGCGGATCATTTCAAATTGCCCAAGAGCTACATCTTAAATGAAAAACAGCCGGAAAACTTATATGAAATTAATAAGGAGTTTTCATATGTTCCAGTTTTAGGAACAATTGCTTGTGGTGATCCAATCTATGTAGAAGAAAACTTTGAAGAATACCGCACTGAACCAAAACAAAATTTACCAATTGGAAACCTTTATTACTTAAGAGCAAAAGGCGATTCAATGGAGCCAACCATTCCAAGTGGTTCGATTGTATTAATTCGAGAGCAAAACGATGTAGAATTAAATGAGATTGCAGCGGTTCTTGTAAATGGAGACACAGAAGCAACCTTAAAAAGAATTTCAAAACAAAATGGAACTGTTTTTCTAATGCCCGACAACCCAAAGCATCATCCAATTATTGTTGATGAATCAAATCCGGCTAAAATAATAGGAAAAGCAATTCGTTACACACAGGATTTATAA
- a CDS encoding recombinase family protein produces the protein MIAIYLRVSTLEQVKDGYSIDAQRERLVAFCTAQGWNDYRFYVDQGVSAKDTERPELKQMFKDIKKGKISMILVYRLDRFTRRVIDLHEMLEEMEKYNCKFKSATEPYDTTTAMGRMFITIVAALAQWENENLSERIKMALEEKVSGGERVGGVPYGFDMTEDRKLIKNDKAPIVLDMINKIKSGMSAMALADFLNKTNNDKPVWRAQTVLRILKNPALYGATRWNDKVYENTHEGIISKDEFMKLQLILNDRTQHRRRDVTNTYIFQGVIACPSCGHPLSVNRYIRKRKDGSEHQFAMYRCQPCEKEKKFTKSINEHKIIDALYDYMRNVNIDNIETIEDTSESIYTDQLNQIEKKREKYQRAWASDLISDDEFKKLMDETKETFEYLKKKVNEYEYPVVVDKEALKQIVFTFNDNFRLLTLDEKRAFVSTFIRKIEIQVIPQPPKRPDKSKRGLYSIEITNVDFY, from the coding sequence ATGATAGCAATTTATTTAAGAGTGTCTACACTAGAACAAGTAAAAGATGGCTACTCTATAGATGCCCAACGCGAACGATTAGTAGCTTTTTGCACCGCTCAAGGTTGGAATGACTACAGATTTTATGTTGACCAAGGTGTATCAGCAAAAGACACCGAACGACCTGAATTAAAACAAATGTTCAAGGATATTAAAAAAGGTAAAATATCTATGATTCTTGTGTATCGATTAGACCGCTTTACTAGAAGGGTTATTGATCTCCATGAAATGCTAGAAGAAATGGAAAAATATAATTGTAAGTTTAAATCAGCAACGGAACCTTACGACACGACAACAGCGATGGGAAGAATGTTTATTACAATTGTTGCTGCACTTGCCCAATGGGAAAACGAAAACCTTTCCGAACGTATTAAAATGGCTTTAGAGGAAAAGGTCTCAGGTGGTGAACGTGTGGGGGGTGTACCATACGGATTTGATATGACAGAGGATAGAAAGCTAATTAAAAATGATAAGGCACCGATTGTACTAGATATGATTAATAAAATTAAGTCTGGTATGTCTGCGATGGCACTAGCTGATTTTTTAAATAAAACAAATAACGATAAACCAGTATGGAGAGCACAAACTGTATTACGAATCCTTAAAAACCCTGCTCTTTACGGTGCTACTAGATGGAATGATAAAGTCTACGAAAACACCCATGAAGGAATTATAAGCAAGGATGAATTTATGAAGTTGCAGCTCATATTGAACGATCGAACCCAACACCGTAGACGAGATGTTACGAACACGTATATATTTCAAGGTGTCATAGCTTGTCCTAGCTGTGGTCATCCCCTATCCGTTAATCGGTATATACGAAAACGGAAAGATGGATCTGAACATCAATTTGCTATGTATCGTTGCCAACCTTGTGAAAAAGAAAAGAAATTTACTAAAAGTATAAATGAACATAAAATAATTGATGCTCTTTATGACTACATGAGAAACGTAAATATAGATAACATCGAAACCATTGAAGATACCAGCGAGTCAATTTATACGGATCAACTCAATCAAATTGAAAAGAAAAGGGAAAAATATCAGAGGGCCTGGGCATCGGATTTAATATCAGACGACGAATTTAAAAAATTAATGGATGAAACCAAGGAAACGTTTGAGTACTTAAAAAAGAAAGTCAATGAATACGAATACCCTGTTGTTGTAGATAAGGAAGCATTGAAGCAGATTGTGTTTACATTCAACGATAATTTTAGACTGCTTACTCTTGATGAAAAAAGAGCGTTTGTCTCTACATTTATCCGTAAAATCGAGATTCAAGTTATACCGCAACCACCTAAAAGACCAGATAAATCCAAGCGTGGCCTCTATTCAATAGAGATTACAAACGTCGACTTTTATTGA
- a CDS encoding GspE family protein, which produces MYITSPTGSGKTTTLYTLLQSILEENSFQTITLEDPVEKDIDDILQVQVNEKAGITYQTGLKAALRHDPDIIMIGEIRDRFTAQFAFDASLTGHLVLSTLHAGNAQGTIQRLLEMGITNTDMKQSLIAVAAQQLIPVSTNHQTTRRAAILEMLDGTTLENVLDSGGLQSTDHFHTFDHLRKKAFAHGFISDKTFWAFGSQT; this is translated from the coding sequence ATTTACATAACGAGCCCAACAGGAAGTGGCAAAACAACGACATTATATACGCTACTGCAATCGATTCTTGAGGAAAATTCCTTTCAAACCATTACACTTGAGGACCCAGTTGAAAAGGACATTGACGATATCCTACAAGTACAAGTAAATGAAAAAGCGGGTATTACGTATCAAACAGGGCTAAAGGCTGCTCTTCGGCACGATCCTGATATTATTATGATTGGAGAAATCAGGGATCGATTCACAGCACAGTTTGCATTTGATGCTTCACTAACAGGTCACCTTGTACTGAGTACACTACATGCAGGAAATGCTCAAGGTACTATTCAGCGCTTATTGGAAATGGGAATAACCAATACTGACATGAAACAGTCATTAATTGCAGTAGCTGCACAGCAACTGATCCCGGTTAGTACCAATCACCAAACCACGAGGCGTGCTGCCATTCTGGAAATGTTGGATGGCACTACGCTTGAAAATGTTTTAGACAGTGGAGGTCTACAGTCGACGGACCACTTTCACACTTTTGATCACTTACGAAAGAAGGCTTTTGCACATGGATTTATTTCGGATAAAACGTTTTGGGCTTTCGGCAGCCAAACGTAA
- a CDS encoding type II secretion system F family protein: MDLFRIKRFGLSAAKRKAPSKELQLRFLHRLARLLKNGYALIRALEIIQWDKQLKLLATSVISSLKSGSPFDEALEYARFSPVVTSYLYLVRNNGDMVTNLEKCITMFEQRFVYMKKFQETARYPLILLIVFTFLLYFIKQSILPTFLDFFQGAPETVSTFMLAITLIDTIGYFFIGFLFILGLGFVIWHLNKSKIDIDKQIRLYTLIPIYRQYKQMQISFLFAIHISSLLKSGLSIREVLINMSKQKKQPILAHYASLLTNELSHGIYVTNLLANLPLIDKQLSIIFQKHSDVQALEKDLTVYSELQTEETHRKIMKTITYIQPIFFVILGGMIVTIYISLMWPMFQLIKTI, translated from the coding sequence ATGGATTTATTTCGGATAAAACGTTTTGGGCTTTCGGCAGCCAAACGTAAAGCACCTAGCAAAGAGCTGCAGTTACGTTTTTTACACCGCCTGGCCAGATTGCTAAAAAATGGTTATGCCTTAATCAGGGCCCTTGAAATTATTCAGTGGGATAAACAGTTGAAATTACTTGCCACTTCGGTTATTTCGTCACTTAAATCCGGTAGCCCATTTGACGAAGCGCTTGAATACGCCCGTTTCAGTCCCGTTGTCACATCCTATTTGTATTTAGTCCGTAATAACGGTGACATGGTAACAAACTTGGAGAAATGTATCACCATGTTTGAACAACGATTTGTCTACATGAAAAAGTTCCAAGAAACGGCACGGTATCCATTAATCTTACTTATTGTGTTTACTTTCCTGCTGTATTTTATCAAACAATCCATCCTGCCTACGTTTCTGGATTTTTTCCAGGGAGCTCCGGAAACTGTATCGACCTTCATGCTTGCGATAACATTAATTGATACGATTGGTTATTTTTTCATCGGTTTCTTGTTCATTTTGGGTTTAGGATTTGTCATATGGCATTTAAACAAATCAAAGATTGACATTGATAAACAAATAAGACTGTACACCCTAATCCCAATCTACCGACAATATAAGCAAATGCAAATCTCATTTTTATTCGCCATACACATCAGCTCCTTATTAAAGAGTGGCCTTTCTATAAGAGAAGTTTTGATTAATATGTCGAAACAGAAAAAACAACCCATTCTTGCCCACTATGCTTCCTTGCTTACTAATGAATTATCGCATGGAATTTATGTAACAAACTTGTTGGCAAACTTACCGCTCATTGATAAGCAGTTATCCATCATCTTTCAGAAGCATTCGGACGTACAAGCGTTGGAGAAAGATTTGACCGTTTATAGTGAACTACAGACCGAAGAAACGCATCGTAAAATCATGAAAACAATTACTTATATACAGCCCATCTTCTTTGTCATACTTGGTGGAATGATTGTTACCATTTATATTTCTCTCATGTGGCCAATGTTTCAGCTAATTAAAACCATTTAA
- the metA gene encoding homoserine O-acetyltransferase MetA — MPINIPKNLPARDALKEEKIFVMDEGRAVSQDIRPLNILIVNLMPEKERTELQILRLLGNTPLQINITFLRMATHKAKTVSEYHLDNFYKTFGDVKHRRFDGMIITGAPIEHLQFEDVNYWEELIDIMEWSKENVTSSLHVCWGAQAALYYHYGIDKVALPKKVSGIYQHRLMDSKNRLLRGFDEVFNAPHSRYTDVPTNAIVKHPELNLLATTFANETFMAMSKDAKHIMITGHLEYDATTLADEYARDLEKGIDVDMPQNYFPNNDVNERPLNTWRSHSHLLFSNWLNYFVYQQTPFIWT, encoded by the coding sequence TTGCCAATTAATATACCAAAGAATTTGCCAGCACGTGATGCGCTGAAAGAAGAGAAGATATTTGTAATGGATGAGGGACGTGCTGTTTCGCAGGATATTCGTCCGTTAAATATACTGATTGTTAATTTGATGCCTGAGAAAGAAAGAACAGAGCTGCAAATTTTGCGTCTGCTTGGTAACACACCGTTACAGATTAACATCACGTTTTTGCGCATGGCCACACACAAAGCAAAAACAGTAAGTGAATATCATCTCGATAATTTTTATAAAACTTTTGGGGACGTGAAGCACCGTCGTTTTGACGGGATGATTATTACAGGTGCACCTATTGAGCATCTCCAGTTCGAGGACGTGAATTACTGGGAGGAATTAATCGATATTATGGAATGGTCCAAAGAAAATGTCACATCCTCCCTTCATGTTTGCTGGGGCGCACAGGCTGCGTTGTATTATCATTACGGTATTGATAAGGTTGCATTGCCGAAAAAGGTTTCTGGTATTTACCAGCACCGTTTAATGGATTCGAAAAACAGATTGTTGCGCGGCTTTGATGAGGTATTTAATGCACCGCACTCCCGCTATACTGATGTCCCGACAAATGCGATTGTTAAGCATCCGGAACTGAATCTACTGGCGACAACATTTGCTAACGAAACATTTATGGCCATGTCAAAAGATGCGAAACATATCATGATCACGGGACATTTAGAGTATGACGCCACAACGCTTGCTGACGAATATGCACGGGATTTGGAAAAAGGGATCGATGTTGATATGCCGCAAAACTATTTTCCGAATAACGATGTCAATGAACGGCCACTGAATACATGGCGTTCGCATTCGCATTTATTGTTTTCCAATTGGCTGAACTATTTTGTGTATCAGCAAACACCGTTTATTTGGACATAA
- the comGC gene encoding competence type IV pilus major pilin ComGC, whose amino-acid sequence MFTNQKAFTLIEMLIVLMIISVLVMLLIPNLGDKSKEVNRKGCDALVTVVQAQADAYYIETNNYPETIGELKKEGYITDDQTKCPDNKTNLIIDTDGNVSRDGDDEQ is encoded by the coding sequence ATGTTTACCAATCAAAAAGCATTTACATTAATCGAAATGCTGATCGTGCTGATGATTATATCGGTATTGGTCATGCTGCTCATACCAAATCTTGGTGATAAAAGTAAAGAGGTGAATAGAAAAGGGTGTGATGCCCTTGTCACCGTTGTCCAAGCCCAGGCCGATGCATACTACATCGAGACAAACAATTACCCGGAAACAATCGGTGAATTGAAGAAAGAAGGTTATATTACGGATGACCAAACCAAGTGCCCTGATAACAAAACAAATCTAATCATTGACACTGATGGTAATGTCTCTCGCGACGGCGACGATGAACAATAA
- the comGD gene encoding competence type IV pilus minor pilin ComGD, which yields MNNKNGFTLVEMLFVLAVWSVLMLLIVPIPLPLLNEKTEEYFLETLEMDLLYTQSMSYNSRTNYMLMFPDDRTYVIKQGGYSTVDRPVVKRKLPDGWKIQDRLMSVISFNQKGTILKPGTFAIKTSSSTYNIVCPLGKGRCYIEEQ from the coding sequence ATGAACAATAAAAACGGATTCACATTGGTCGAGATGCTGTTTGTCCTTGCTGTATGGTCGGTGTTAATGCTACTAATAGTCCCCATACCCCTTCCCTTATTGAACGAGAAAACGGAAGAATATTTTCTGGAAACACTTGAGATGGATTTGCTATACACGCAAAGTATGTCTTATAACTCCAGGACGAATTATATGCTCATGTTTCCTGATGACCGTACTTATGTGATTAAGCAAGGTGGTTATTCTACTGTAGATAGACCCGTTGTGAAACGTAAATTGCCTGACGGATGGAAGATTCAGGATCGGTTAATGTCAGTGATTTCATTTAATCAAAAGGGAACCATTCTTAAACCTGGCACATTTGCCATTAAAACATCATCCAGCACATATAACATTGTTTGCCCATTAGGTAAAGGGCGGTGTTACATTGAAGAACAATAA